A stretch of DNA from Fusobacterium mortiferum ATCC 9817:
TTTGTCCAGACATTCCAACATAACGATTAAGAGGAACATATCTTAGAGTTTCAGCAACTGGTCTTGATGAACCGATAGCAGCTCCAGCTTGATAAGCTAAATTTTCAATAAGTTTCATATTTTCCTTTGCTCCAATTCCTTTACCAGCACTTACTACACGTTCAGCTAATGGGATAGGAGTATCAGCAGGGATTCCAACAGTAAAGTCATATCCATCATTTTTTAGATTTTCAACTAAAGCATTAACTTTTTCTTCCATAGTTCCATCTTTGAAAATCATATTTTTACGTGGTCCAGTAACTCCACCTTTAGCCTTATCTTTTTTCTTTTTACTTTCACTCTTAGGCATCTTACCAATAATATGAGAAGCTATAACTACTCTTTGAATTTCATTTGTTCCCTCATATATAGTACAGATTTTTGCATCTCTATAAGCACGCTCTACCTCCATTCCCTTTAAGTATCCAGAACCTCCAAAGATTTGTAGAGCATCATTTACAACTTCAAGACAGATATCAGAAGCATATTGTTTTGCCATAGCTGACTCCATTCCAAAAGGTTCGTGATTCTCTTTTAGTTCAGCAGCACTATATACTAAGAATCTTGCTGCTCTTAATTTTGTAGCCATATCAGCTAATTTAAAAGATATAATTTGCTGTTGAGCTATTGGTTTACCAAATTGTACTCTCTCTTTTGCATATTCAAGAGCATGCTCATAAGCTCCTTGAGCAATTCCAAGAGCTTGAGAAGCTATTCCAATTCTACCACCATCAAGTGTAGACATTGCTATTTTAAATCCTTCTCCCTCTTTTCCTAGAAGGTTTTCTTTAGGTACTTTTACATTGTTAAAAATTAATTCAGCAGTTGATGATGAACGGATTCCCATCTTATCATAGTGGTCCCCAAACGTAAATCCTTCCCAACCTTTCTCAACAATAAAAGCACTAATTCCTCTAGTTCCTATATCAGGAGTAGTAACAGCAAATACTACATATGTATCAGCTTTATCAGCATTAGTTATAAATATTTTTCCGCCATTTAATATATAATAATCTCCAACTAATTCAGCAGTTGTTTCAGTTCCACCAGCATCACTACCAGCATTTGGCTCTGTAAGTCCAAAGGCTCCAAGTTTTTCTCCCTTAGCTAGAGGAACAAGATATTTTTGTTTTTGCTCTTCAGTACCAAAGGCATATATAGGATAAGCTCCAAGAGATACATGTGCTGATAGAATAACCCCAGTTCCACCATCAACTCTTGATAACTCTTCTACAGCAATAGCATAGCTAAGAGTATCCATACCTGCTCCACCATACTCTTTAGGATAAGGTATACCCATAAGACCCATCTCTCCAAATTTTTTAATAGCATCAGTAGGAAATTCATTATTTTGATCTAACATAAAAGCTATTGGTTTAACTTCAGATTCAGCAAATTCTCTAACTTTTTTACGTAACTCCTCATGAATATCAGTTGTTTTAAAAAGCATTGTACTACCCCCTCTTATCTTGCATTTTAATTTATTTTAAACTAGATTAAACTACTTATCTTTATATTCTGATTATATTACTCTATACCAAAAAAGTCAAGTATATTTTTATAAAAAAATAGTACATTTTTTTTGTTAAAACTACATTTTTAACTGAAATTTATAGAGATGAAAGAAAAAATAACTGTTAAAAATATTTTGTAAGTGTATATTTTGTTAAAGATATTGTAAAGTTAGTAATTTTATATTATAATCAAGATTAATAGCTGAAAAAATAGAAAGAATATAAAAAATAATGGAGAAAGTAATATGAAAAATTTTTATTCAATAGGTGAAGTTGCAAAAATTTTAAATATTTCAACTTCAAAATTAAGATATTATGATAAAAATGATATAATTTCCCTTGAAATAAGGAAAGAAAATGGCTATAGATATTATTCAGAAAAACAAATAGTTTTATTAAAAAAAATAAGTTTAGCTAAAAGAAGAGAAAAAATTTTTTTATACTCCAAGAATAGAGTATTTTGATAATATTTATAGAACTAAAATAATAGATGAAATTAAAGTCTCGGAAGAATGTTTTATGCCAGAAGAATTTCTAAGAAAAATAGATGAATATGAGGAAAATATAAGATTAAATATTGTAAAAAAAGATTTTAAAGATTTAGGAAATAAAGAGATAACAGGGAAAATTTATGTGGTTTTAGATCAAAAAAATAATGAAGAGGAGATTGTTATTAATAGTGGAGATTATGCTACAATATCTTCAATTGGGCATTTTGATGGCGAAGAAGGAAGAAAAGTTCTTTTAGAACTTTTAAGTAGGATAAAAGAAAATAAAATATCAATTTTAGATGAAAAAGTATATATTTTATTTGAAACAGAGATAATAAATATAAAAGAAAATATTTATAAACTCGCAATTAGGGTGAAGAAATAAAACTTTTTAAAGATATAAATATTATTTAATAAAAGATTGACTTTTAAAAGGTAGAAGTCAATCTTTTTTATATATAAGGAAATTATAATTTGACTTTTTAAGAGAAAAATAAGGAATTAGTTAATATTTCTATTAGAAGTTTAATAAAATAAGAAAAAATAAATATTTTTGTAACACAAAAAAGCTGATTTTAATCAGCGCTACCAACAATATTCTTTCCAACAAATGGAGCCTTTTGATATATTAAAATATGAAATTCTTCTACTTCCATAGTAACTTCAACTTTTTCTTTATTATTAGAAAGATCTTCATAATAGAAGGTAACTTTATTGTCAGAAAAATCTAGTATTTTATATTCAGCGATAGGAGCGCGAGATAAATATCTCCCAATATATTTGATAGCAGAAACATTATTATTTAAATCATTTTTAGCAACGTCAAAGAAAAATCTTGTATCTTTTTTATAAAGACTTGTATCTNNNNNNNNNNNNNNNNNNNNNNNNNNNNNNNNNNNNNNNNNNNNNNNNNNNNNNNNNNNNNNNNNNNNNNNNNNNNNNNNNNNNNNNNNNNNNNNNNNNNTTATGAGCGCTACCGCACAGAGGGCATTGATAAACAATGAAAGCTTTATCAATTGAACAAGCAAGAAATTTTTGAATAGTCTCTTCAATGTAAAGAAAATGATTATAGTAAAAATATTTTTTGACATGAGTTAAAAGATTTGATATATTAATATCGGAGAATATGTGTTTTAAAAGCATGTATATCTCCTTTTGTATATTTTGTTTGGCGACTATATTATACAAAAAAAGAGAGCTGAGTAAAGCATTTTTTTAATGCTACTCAGCTTTTTTTATTTATGCACTACTAGCTGCACAATTTGAAAACTTCCTATTACCATTTATCATAATAGGATCAATACCTTTGTCATTAATAGGAATAATAGTAGGATTATTATTATTTGATCAACCAATAGATGTAATGGTAATGGTTGGGCTTATCTTACTAGCTGGAGTAGTTGTTAATAACGCTATTGTACTTATTGACTTTATTCAGTTGACTATTGAAAGAGGAAGTAGCAGAATAGAAGCAGTAGTAGAATCTTGTAGAACAAGACTTAGACCAATACTAATGACAACAATGACAACAGTATTAGGAATGTTACCACTATCTTTAGGAATAGGGGAAGGTTCTGAGATTTATAGAGGAATGGCTATAACAGTAATGTTTGGATTAAGTTTCTCAACTATACTAACTCTAGTAATTATCCCAATACTATTTACATTGGTAGAGGATTTTATAGAGAAATTAGCAAAGGTATTAAAAAAGCTTTTTAATAAAAAATCTGCTGAATAGTAAGGGGGATTAGCATATGAATAAATTTGACAACTATAAATTGATAATGATTTATATTAATGAATCACATAAAACTATGCTTGAAGATTTCTTTGATGATATACATTTTCATATGTATACAGTACAAAGGAAGGCTGAAAGTGTATGGAGTGAAAAATTAAAACATAAGAATACTCAAATATGGCCAGGAACAGATTGTATATTTTTATTATCATTGCCAGGAGATAAAGTAGACAATATGTTAAAGATGTTAAAGACTTTTAGAGCTTCATTACCATATGAGATAGTGATGGCAATAGGAGTAATTCCTATGGAGAGAACTATTCCAGATATATCTAGAGAAGATAGTGTAGGAATAGATGAGGTACTACTTAAAAAGTTAAAAAGTAAAAAGAAAAAATAGTATTAATTTTTATTTCTTAGATAAAATTTAAGAGGAGGTTATAATAATTTATAACCTCCTCTAATCAGTTCCTAGTTATGAAATTTTCTGATTCATATTTTTCTTAGCTACTGATAGCATAAGTTTAATTCTGTTAAGTTGATTTACCTCTGAGTAAGCAGGGTCATAGTCAATAGGAGTAATATTTACATTTTCATACTCCTCTCTAAGTCTTTTAATCATTCCTTTACCAGTAATATGGTTAGGTAGACAACCAAATGGTTGAACACAAACTATATTAGGTACCCCGTGTTCAATAAAATCTATCATCTCTCCCATTAAGAACCAACCTTCTCCAGATTGATGTCCTATTGAGATAAATTCAGAAGTTTTCTTAGCTGTTTCTTGAATAGAGATCTCTCTCATAAATCTAGCGTGGGTTGAAATAGCATCATTAAGTACAGCAGTATATCTATCTAATACCCATAATGCTCCTCTTTGTTTTAATCCAGCCATCTTTCCTTTGAATTTTTCAGCTAGGAAAATATCACTATAGATACAGTATTTTATGAAGTTCATAAGGGATGAAGTATAAACCTCTCCTCCCTCTTGCTCTATAAAGTTAGCTAAGTCATTGTTAGCAAAAGGACTAAACTTAACTAAAATCTCTCCTACAATACCAACTTTTATTTTTTTCTCATCACTTACTTCTATTTTAGCAAATTCATCAACTATAAGTTTACAGTTTCTTTTAAACTCTCCAAAGTTACCATTATGAATATTTTTAATAACTTGTTGATTCCATTTTTTATATAGAGCATCACTTTCTCCCTTATTTAGTTCATAAGGTCTAGTATGGTATAGAAGTTTCATAAGTAAATCTCCATATGAAACAGCAATTAGAGCTTTGTGTATAAGAGGTAGTGAAAGTGAGAATCCCTCTTGTTTTTCAAATCCATTAGCATTCAATGAGAGTATAGGGACTTTTTCAAATCCAGCATCTTTGATAGCTTTCTTTAAAAATCCTAGATAGTTAGTAGCTCTACAACTTCCACCAGTTTGAGATATAATAACAGCAGTTCTATCTAGATCATATTTTCCAGATTGAAGAGCTGATATAAGTTCTCCAATTACTAATATAGATGGATAACAAGCATCATTATTTACATATTTTAATCCACAATCAAGGGCTTCTTGTGTTTCAGGTAATATTACAAGATTATATCCTTGAGCTTTAAAAGCATGTTTGATTAAATCAAAGTGCATAGGAGCCATTTGTGGAGCAAGTATTGTATATTCTTTTTTCATAGCCTTAGTAAATTCAGCTTTTTTATACTCTATTTTATGTTTGATAACATTTGCTACAGAGTTTTTCTTATATTCAAGAGCTGCAAGTAAACTTCTTATTCTAATTTTGACAGCCCCAAGATTACTGATCTCATCTATTTTTAATAAAGTATGAACTTTACCATGATTAGTTAAAATTTCATTAACTTGGTCAGTAGTAACAGCATCAATACCACAACTAAAACTATTTAATTCAATCAATTCAAGGTTAGGATTTTTTCCTACTACTGTTGCTGCTCTATAAAGTCTAGAATGGTAAGTCCATTGATCAATAACTCTTAATTCATCATCTAATGAACCAAGGCTAGCTACAGCATCCCCAGTTAATACAGCTATACCAAAAGAGTTGATAATATTTGGAATACCATGATGTATCTCTTTGTCACAGTGATATGGTCTACCACAAAGTACTACTCCAATTTTTCCAGTTCTTTCTAGCTCGCTAATAATCTCTTTAGCTCTATTTTGCATATCTTTTCTAAAGTTATACTTTTCTTCAAGAGCTTTATCTACAGCCAGTTTAACTTCAGGTTTAGTTACACCAAATTTTGTAAACTCTTCCATAACTGTTTTATAGAGAACCTCTTTATTTTCAAAAGAGAATACTGGTATCATCATATCAATATTTTTTTCCTTTATAATATCCATATTATTTTTAATAACCTCAGGATAAGACATAACAATTGGACAGTTAAATTGATTTTGAGATTTTTTATCCTCTTTCTCTTCAAAAATTACACATGGATAAAATATTCTATTGACACCTTTACTAATTAAATTCATAATATGCCCATGAACTAATTTAGCTGGATAACAGATAGAATCTGAAGTGATAGTATCTATTCCACTTTCATAAAGTTTTTTAGATGAGTCATCAGAAAGTACAACTCTAAATCCTAGCTCAGTAAGAAGAGTAAACCAGAATGGATAAGAATCATAGAAATTTAAAACTCTAGGTATTCCAATTTCTCCTCTAGTAGCCTTAGATAGTTCTAATGGAGTGTAACTAAATAATCTGTTGTATTTGTATTCAAACATATTTGGAGCTTGGTTTTTTTTCATCTTTGCAACAGGATTATCACATCTATTTCCAGAGATAAAATTCTCTCCACTTTCAAATTTATGAATAGTTAAAAGACATCTATTAGTACACATACCACAACGAGTAAGATTAGTTGTGTAGTGGAAATTTTCTAACTCTTCTAAAGTCATAAGAGTAGAGTTTTCTTTAGCTTCCTCTTGAGCAATAAGAGCAGCACCAAAAGCTCCCATAATTCCTGCAATATTAGGTCTTATAACCTCTCTTTCAGATACCTTTTCAAAGGCTCTTAAAACACAATCATTTAGGAAAGTTCCACCTTGTACTACTATATATTTTCCAAGTTCCTCTTTATTTTTAATTTTTATAACTTTGAATAAAGTGTTTTTTACAACAGAGTAAGAGAGTCCAGCAGAGATATCAGCCACCTCTACACCATCTTTTTGAGCTTGTTTTACCTTTGAGTTCATAAATACTGTACATCTAGTTCCAAGATCTGCTGGAGACTTAGAAGTAAGTCCAAGTTTTGCAAACTCTTTTATATCCATACCAAGAGAGTTTGCAAAAGTTTCTAAGAATGAACCACAACCAGATGAGCAAGCTTCATTTAAAAGAATAGATGTAATTACTCCATCTTGTATTTTTAAACACTTCATATCTTGTCCACCAATATCTAAGATAAAATCTACTTGGGGTTGGAAAAATTTAGCTCCCTTGTAGTGAGCAATAGTTTCTACTACTCCTTTATCTACTTTTAGAGCAGATTTTATAAGATTTTCTCCATATCCAGTTACACAAGAACCTTTTATTTTTATTTTATCATGTAATTTAGAATAAAGAAGCTTTAGATTATCTATTATATTATCTAAAGGGTTTCCTTTGTTATGAGAATAGTATGAGTAAAGTATCTCTTTCTTTTCAGAGATAAGAACCACCTTTATAGTAGTAGAACCAGAATCTATTCCAAGATATGCATTACCAGAATAATTTTCAATAGCTTTGTTCTCTATTTTTTCTTTTTCATGTCTTGATTTAAACTCTTCAAACTCTTCATCATTTGTAAATAATGGTTGAAGTCTTGAAGTTTCAGATGTATCTTTTTCATTTAATTTTAAGAATTTTTTTTGTAATTCCTCTAATGAGTAAGTATTATTATTTTCTTCTGAAAGAAAACCAGCTCCTTGAGCTACAAAAATTTGTGAATTTTTAGGGAAGATTACATCTTCAGGTGCAAGATTTAAAGTTTCAATAAATCTTTTTCTAAGCTCACTTAAAAAGAAAAGAGGTCCTCCTAAAAAAGCTACTTTACCAGTTATCTTTTTACCACAAGCAAGTCCAGTGATAGTTTGATTTACTACTGCTTGGAAAACAGATACAGCAATATTCCCTTTTTTTACTCCCTCATTTACAAGAGGTTGTATATCAGTTTTGGCAAATACTCCACATCTAGCAGCAATAGGATAGATAGTGTCATATTCCTTAGCTAATTCGTTTAATCCTGTAGCATCAGTATTAAGTAGAGCAGCAATCTGGTCAATAAAAGCTCCAGTTCCACCAGCACAGCTACCATTCATTCTTTGGTCCATATCATTTTTAAGGAAAGTAATTTTAGCATCTTCTCCCCCTAATTCTATGGCAACGTCAGTTTCAGGGATAATTACCTCGATAGCTTTTATACAAGCGATTACTTCTTGTACAAACTCTATTCCTATCCAACTTGCAATACCCATACCACTTGAACCTGTGATATTTATCTTAAAGCTGATATCTTCTCCATATTTTTCTTTCATAAATTTAAAGAAATCATCAAACATAGATTTTGTAGTCTCTCTTACATTTGATAGATGTCTTTGATAGATAGAATAAACAATATTTTTTTCCTCATCTAAGCAGACGATTTTAACTGTTGTTGAACCAACATCTGTTCCAATAAAAAATTCTTTCATAGTATTACTCCTTAAAATTTACTTTTTAAAATATTTTGATAAAAATTAAAGAGTTTTTTAAATTCGTAGTATGCGGGACTCATAACGAGTCAAAATGGTGTAATATCCTCCCTCATAAAGAATAGGAGAATACTCTTCATATTCAATAAATCTTTCAATTATAGGTTTTATCTCAACAGAATTTTTAGGTGTTCCAGCTCTAATAATATTTCTAGCAAAAATTTGTACCTTATTAAGTTCGATAAAACTATAACTTTCTGTTTCATCGTTACTATGTATCATATAGATAGCTTGATTTTTGTCGTAAAAGCCATCAAACTCCATTTTAGGATTGATACTTGAACTAAAAAACAGAAGTAAACATGAAATGATAAAGTAAAATACTCTTTTTATCATTTCTCTTTCCTCCTCAATCTATATAAAAATTTTTACAAACTTTAGAAAGTAGAGTCTATAGTTTTTACATTAGCATCAACAGAGTAAATTACATCTTTTCTCTCTACAATTATCTCAGTTTTGCTTGCTAACTCCTCATCACTTTTAATGCTATTTAATAACTCTAAGCTAGGATTTATTGCTTTAGGATTTCCCACTAATTGTAGCATAGTAATATCTCCATGAGTATCTCCATAAGCATAACTTTTATCCAAATCAATTTGATATTTTTCACAAAATTTATGTATTGATTTTAATTTATTTTTAGAATCCCACATAGGAGAAATCTCCCCAGTTAAAATTCCACTCTTATCAGTGTGATAAGTAGAACCACAAAAATCATCAGCATTCCATTTTTTAGCCATTCTTGAAACTAAAAAGTCTGGACTACCAGATATAAAAATAACAAGATGCCCTTGAGCTTTATGCCACTTTATCATCTTTCTAGTGTAAGCATATACTTTGTTTCCCTTTAACTCAACTACTTTATCAGCAACAAAATCATTGTATTTAGTAGGTAGGCCTTTTATAGCATCTACATATGTTCCTGTCAAATCCCCTAAGTAGTTATCATAATTTCCAACTCTCTCGTCCCAAAGCTTAAATGCCTCTTTGACTCTTCTATCATATTCGCTAAAATCTAATAAATCATATTTTATTAATTTTTTAAAATGCTCAGTCAAAAGAGAGTTTCTAAAAATAGTACCATCAATATCAAAAAACGCTGCAATCATAATTATACCCTCCTTCAAAAAATATATCTATATTAGAAAAATTATAGTTGAAAAATCAAAAAAAGTCAAATATTATCTTGATTTCTTATTATACTAAAACAGTTTAAAAAGATAACTTTATAAAATTAATTGAGATATCTATATAAAAAATACCCCGCAGGGTTGGAGGTAATGCTACTTTCTGTATATCATTACAATGATGATAACTACTAGTAAAAGAACTAGTCCACTATCAAAGTGGATGTTTTGAATAAAAATATTCATAGAGCATTCCTCCTAAGTCAAGTTGTGTTTTCTGTCTCGGTCAAAGACAGAATAAAAGCCCCAATAAAAAATTATTAGGGCTGATATTCTGACCTTGATTAAACACAACTTAACTACCCATTGGGGTACTATAGTACGATTGAATTATATCAAATTATAGGCAAAAAGTCAAATTTAATAGGGAAAAGTTGAAGCTATAAAATCGATTTTAACACCTGTTATTTTATTCTTTTGATTAAAAGTATGACTAAAAAATATACCTCTATAAGCTTATAAAAACCTCTTTAAGAAGAGATGCTTGGAAGGAGCTATTTTAGATACTTTGAGAGAGTACAAAAATTATATTTTTTCATTTTTATGAACAAAATAAGATAAAAAAGTATAAAAAATGAAAAAACAGTATAAGAATATATATAAAAAGTAAAAAAGTACTATTCTAATAAAAGAGTTTATAATACTTTTTATTTTTTGAAAAAATAAAGTTATAGCTTAATAATCTGATAGAGAATTTTTACAATTAATGATATAATATGTAAAGAATAAAAAGAGGTGGAAAGATGAGAAAATTAAAAATTTTGATTTTATATATTTTAATGACTTTGACTCTTTTAGCTCAAGAGGGATATATAGCTTCTTTTAATACCTTAAGAATAGGAAAAGCTCAAAAGGATTTTAAACTTATGAGTAAAGTTTTAGAAGGTTTTGATGTAGTTGGACTTATAGAAGTAATGAATCCAATAGGAGTAGAAAGGCTAATAAAGGAGCTGGAAAAAGAGAGTGGAGTGAGATGGGAGTACCATATTTCTCCATATCCAGTAGGAAGTACAAGTTATAAAGAGTATTTTGCATATATTTGGAAAAGTGAAAGAGCAGAATTTTTAGGAGATAGAGGATTTTATCCTGATGATGAGAAAAAATTTGAAAGAGCTCCCTATGGAGCAGATTTTAAAATAGGAAATTTTGATTTTACCTTTGTATTAGTACACTCTATCTTTGGAAAGAGAGAATCTGAAAGAAGGGCTGAAGCTTTTACTATGGATAGAGTCTATGATTATTTTCAAAACTTAGATAGTGAAGAGAATGATATAATTATAGCTGGAGATTTTAATCTCAGTGCTGATGATGAAGCATTTGAAAATCTATTGAATCACAGTGATGAGGTAGTACATGTACTCAATCCAAGAATAAAAACAACTATTGGGAAGGATAAATTAGCTAGTTCCTATGATAATATGTTTCTATCAAAAATTTATACTCAGGAATTTGAAGGAAAGAGTGGAGCGATAGATTTTACAAAGAAACAGTACAGAATGATGAAAGATAAAATATCAGACCATCTACCAATATTTATTATAGTAGATACAGAATTTGATGATGATTAGAGGGAAAAATGAGAGTAGCGTATGTTTTTTTTAATGGAGAACTTTTAGGAAGTAAAGAGTATTATTTAAACCTTATGAAAAAAAATAAGGGGGATATCTATTGTGCTGATGGTGGTGCAAATCTTTTGGAAAAATTGGGAGTAGTTCCAATGGAGATATGGGGAGATTTTGACTCTGTACCTGAAAATATTTTAGAAAAATATGAAAAGTCAGGAGTAATTATAAAGAGATTTCCTAAAGATAAGGATTTTACAGATGGAGAGTTGATTTTAAAATATATAAGTGAAAAAAAATATGATAAGATTATTGTAATTGGTGGGTTAGGTGGTAGAAAAGATCATGAATTAACAAACCTTAATCTGATGTTTAAATTTAAAAATCTAATTTTTGTAAGTGAAACAGAGGATATTTTTGCAATAGAAAACTACAGAGAGTTTGTAGGAGAGAAAGGAAAAACTATATCCTTTGTTCCATTTTCTGAGAAGGTAGAAAACTTGACATTAAAAGGATTTAAATACCCACTTACTAATTATACTCTTCATCAAGGGGAGAGCATTTGTATGAGTAATATAGCACAGGAGGATATCTGTGTTGTATCCTTTGATAAGGGGAAATTAATAGGTATTGTTATAAAATAATTTATATAGGAGGAATATTATGTTAAAAGAAGGTATGAATTTTACACAAAGCAAAGTAGTTAAAGGGAGTGAAACAGCAGCTAAAGTGGCATCAGGAGCTTTAGAAGTTTTCTCTACACCTATGCTTATAGCTTTTATGGAGAGTACAGCTTTTACTTTAGCTCAAAAAGAGTTAGGAGAAGGGGATACAACAGTAGGAATCTCTGTAAATATTAAACATTTAAAAGCTAATCTTATAGGAGATGAATTAACTTGTACAGCTACTTTAGATAAAATAGATGGGAAAAAATTAGATTTCTCTGTTAAGGTTTTCCATGGAGAAACTTTAGTAGGAGAGGGAGAACATAGTAGATTTATAGTTAATGAAGAGAAAT
This window harbors:
- a CDS encoding thioesterase family protein; translated protein: MLKEGMNFTQSKVVKGSETAAKVASGALEVFSTPMLIAFMESTAFTLAQKELGEGDTTVGISVNIKHLKANLIGDELTCTATLDKIDGKKLDFSVKVFHGETLVGEGEHSRFIVNEEKFLAKLKK